One Prinia subflava isolate CZ2003 ecotype Zambia chromosome 17, Cam_Psub_1.2, whole genome shotgun sequence DNA segment encodes these proteins:
- the GPRC5B gene encoding G-protein coupled receptor family C group 5 member B: MKAYPAIGFFLLLVISYGSSENSSTPRGCGLDLLPQYVHLCDLDAIWGIVLEAVAGAGVLTTLLLMLILLVRLPFIKDKEKKSPLGMHFLFLFGTLGLFGLTFAFIIQEDEMVCSTRRFLWGVIFALCFSCLLAQAWRLRRLVRHGKSPSGWHLAGVAICLMLVQVIIAAEWLILTVVRENKLACSYQPMDFAMASIYVMFLMVFTMGFSFFTLCGKFKKWKKNGVCLIITLFFSILIWVAWMTMYLFGNAELQRRDKWSDPTLAIALVSSGWVFVIFHAIPEVHCTILPSQQENTPNYFDTSQPRMRETAFEEDIQLPRSYMENKAFSMDEHNAALRTAGFRNGSLGSRPSAPFRSNVYQPTEMAVVLNGGTIPTAPPSYTGRHLW; encoded by the exons atgaaagcctACCCAGCCATTggtttcttcctcctcttgGTGATCAGCTATGGCTCTTCAGAGAACTCCAGTACTCCTCGAGGGTGTGGACTGGATCTCCTCCCTCAGTACGTTCACCTGTGTGACCTGGATGCCATCTGGGGCATCGTTCTGGAGGCGGTGGCGGGGGCAGGTGTGCTGACCACGTTACTGCTGATGCTGATTTTGCTGGTGAGGCTGCCCTTCATCAAGGACAAAGAGAAGAAGAGCCCCCTGGGGATGcacttcctcttcctcttcgGGACTCTGGGACTGTTCGGGCTGACGTTCGCGTTCATCATCCAGGAAGATGAGATGGTGTGCTCCACCCGACGCTTTCTGTGGGGAGTTATCTTTGCTCTGTGCTTCTCGTGCTTGCTCGCCCAAGCCTGGAGGCTTCGCAGGCTCGTTCGCCACGGGAAGAGCCCGTCTGGCTGGCATCTGGCGGGGGTGGCCATCTGCCTGATGCTGGTGCAGGTCATCATCGCGGCCGAGTGGCTGATCCTGACCGTGGTCAGGGAGAACAAGCTGGCCTGCAGCTACCAACCGATGGATTTTGCCATGGCTTCCATTTACGTTATGTTCCTGATGGTTTTCACCATGGGGTTTTCGTTTTTCACGCTCTGTGGGAAGTtcaagaaatggaagaaaaacgGAGTATGCCTCATtataaccctttttttttccattctgatTTGGGTGGCCTGGATGACTATGTACCTCTTCGGGAACGCTGAGCTCCAGAGAAGAGACAAATGGAGTGACCCCACTCTGGCTATTGCACTGGTGTCCAGTGGTTGGGTGTTTGTTATTTTCCACGCCATCCCAGAGGTCCACTGTACCATCCTTCcatcacagcaggaaaacacaccCAATTATTTTGATACTTCACAGCCAAGGATGCGTGAAACCGCTTTTGAGGAAGATATACAGCTTCCCAGGAGCTACATGGAAAATAAAGCCTTTTCAATGGATGAACATAATGCAG CGCTAAGAACGGCGGGATTTCGGAACGGCAGCCTGGGCAGCCGGCCTAGCGCTCCTTTTAGAAGCAATGTTTATCAGCCAACTGAGATGGCAGTTGTGCTAAATGGTGGGACT ATACCAACTGCTCCGCCAAGTTACACTGGACGACACCTCTGGTGA